In a genomic window of Sulfurimonas denitrificans DSM 1251:
- a CDS encoding RDD family protein: MNEDIQDRLYHEDMKLASIKKRSMAFFVDEMLLSLLLIIGLGDSFLEAKTLEEMILLTNKFFLEYMVIKIIYQAFFVMQYGATLGKLLVKIRVVEIKTLQKPNVIVALNRAIIRVISEMLFYLGFLWGVLDPSRQAWHDKSAKTLVVDV, translated from the coding sequence ACTCTATCATGAAGATATGAAATTAGCATCAATCAAAAAGAGGTCAATGGCTTTTTTTGTAGATGAGATGCTTCTTTCTCTTTTGTTAATAATTGGTCTTGGAGACTCTTTCCTTGAAGCTAAAACTCTTGAGGAGATGATTTTGTTAACAAATAAATTCTTTTTGGAGTACATGGTAATAAAAATTATATATCAAGCTTTTTTCGTAATGCAATATGGAGCAACTCTTGGTAAACTTCTTGTAAAAATTAGAGTAGTAGAGATTAAAACATTGCAAAAACCAAATGTAATTGTTGCACTAAACCGCGCAATAATTAGAGTAATAAGTGAGATGCTCTTTTATCTTGGTTTTTTATGGGGAGTGCTTGACCCATCAAGACAAGCTTGGCATGACAAAAGTGCTAAAACATTGGTTGTAGATGTTTAA
- a CDS encoding LPS-assembly protein LptD, with product MFKLFILVALLITGATAENIKNNDKVEIYATTMDTNDNVVTAKGDVVVIYQDYHLSAKRARYDRSSGDLELFENIRASQGENIKVLGEYAKLNIANKERTFAPFYMLEKKSDVWLSGDKGYSKAKDINVTSGVMSGCNPNNPLWKMEFTSSEYNTDTMWLNLYNARLYLYDIPVFYTPYFGYSLDTTRRTGVLPPMVGYSQKEGFYYEQALFIAEQNWWDLELKPQIRTNRGSGLYSTFRFVDSKTSKGSLTTGFFKEQDRYFQENILANNKHYGFNFLYDNNDFINQWFGLNLRGQSGIYMDIVNMNDVDYINLSTNDTTQNATTRQLLSRVNLFYNTDSDYVGAYFKHYKDLEIDSNEKTLQSLPSLHYHTYLQTLLEDHLSYSLDIKSDNYYRQAGVSAVQTDLNIPVTLHTSLFDEYLNISYTANMYAQHTAFKNKNEIAAPTNEYDNGLFARNSHQVAASTQLTHAYDDLTHVIEFGSQYQIGGFEMENGYYDEQKDLFVNEQRGDYCAKTVNRSDSEYAARCEFYNIADVEKRLQLYFSQYIYDSLGNQIIYHRVAQNISYENVNSGVGDLENELDYQITDDFNFYNNLFYNYDENSFSKNFNKISYTGKSLNLGLSHMYKNSFSARPVISYMTASVNYIYDKHYSYSFKHDYDLERSEKRGFEIGFLYQKRCWDFGLRYVENNRPILSLKGSSDSIYDRYIYLTIRLKPIMAPGSEGTGFSYRLPDKSRNN from the coding sequence ATGTTTAAACTTTTTATTTTAGTAGCACTTTTAATTACTGGTGCAACAGCTGAAAATATTAAAAACAATGACAAAGTAGAGATATATGCCACTACAATGGATACGAACGATAATGTCGTAACTGCAAAAGGGGATGTAGTTGTAATTTATCAAGATTATCATCTTAGTGCAAAGAGAGCCCGCTATGACAGAAGTAGTGGTGATTTAGAATTATTTGAAAATATTAGAGCTTCTCAAGGGGAGAATATTAAAGTTCTTGGGGAGTATGCAAAATTAAATATTGCAAATAAAGAGAGAACATTTGCGCCATTTTACATGTTGGAGAAAAAATCTGATGTTTGGTTGAGCGGCGACAAAGGATATTCAAAAGCAAAAGATATAAATGTAACCTCTGGAGTTATGAGTGGATGTAATCCAAATAATCCTTTATGGAAAATGGAGTTTACATCTTCAGAATATAACACAGATACAATGTGGCTAAATCTATATAATGCAAGACTTTATCTTTATGATATACCTGTTTTTTACACTCCATATTTTGGTTACTCTTTAGATACTACAAGAAGAACAGGTGTTTTGCCTCCAATGGTTGGATATTCTCAAAAAGAGGGGTTTTACTACGAACAAGCACTCTTTATTGCAGAACAAAACTGGTGGGATTTAGAATTAAAACCACAAATCAGAACAAATCGTGGCTCTGGACTTTACTCTACATTTAGATTTGTTGATAGCAAAACTTCAAAAGGCTCTCTTACAACAGGTTTTTTTAAAGAGCAGGATAGATATTTTCAAGAGAATATATTGGCAAATAACAAGCATTACGGATTTAATTTTCTATATGACAATAATGATTTTATAAATCAATGGTTTGGGCTAAATCTGAGAGGACAATCAGGTATCTATATGGATATAGTTAACATGAACGATGTTGATTATATAAATTTATCTACAAACGATACAACTCAAAATGCTACAACAAGACAACTTCTATCAAGAGTTAATCTATTTTACAACACGGATAGTGACTATGTAGGTGCCTATTTTAAGCACTATAAAGATTTAGAAATTGATAGTAACGAAAAAACGCTTCAAAGTCTTCCCTCACTTCATTATCACACATATTTACAAACCCTCTTAGAAGATCATCTATCTTATAGTTTAGATATAAAAAGTGATAACTACTATAGACAAGCTGGAGTAAGTGCTGTTCAAACTGACTTAAATATACCAGTAACTCTTCATACATCACTTTTTGATGAGTATTTAAATATATCATATACAGCTAACATGTATGCTCAGCATACAGCTTTTAAAAATAAAAATGAGATAGCAGCGCCAACAAATGAGTATGATAATGGTCTCTTTGCTAGAAACTCTCATCAAGTAGCTGCTTCAACGCAATTAACACATGCTTATGATGACTTAACACATGTAATAGAATTTGGCTCGCAGTACCAAATAGGTGGTTTTGAAATGGAAAATGGCTACTATGATGAGCAAAAAGATTTGTTTGTAAATGAGCAAAGAGGCGATTACTGCGCTAAAACTGTCAATAGATCTGATTCTGAGTATGCTGCAAGATGTGAATTTTACAATATTGCAGATGTAGAAAAGCGACTTCAACTATATTTTTCTCAATATATTTATGACTCTTTGGGAAATCAAATTATCTATCATAGAGTTGCACAAAATATCTCATACGAAAATGTAAACAGTGGTGTAGGTGATCTTGAAAATGAGCTTGATTATCAGATAACTGATGATTTTAATTTTTACAATAATCTGTTTTATAACTATGATGAAAATAGTTTCTCTAAAAATTTCAATAAAATATCATACACTGGAAAAAGTCTTAACCTTGGACTCTCTCACATGTATAAAAATAGTTTCTCTGCTAGACCAGTAATTAGCTATATGACGGCAAGTGTGAATTATATTTATGACAAACATTACTCATACAGTTTTAAACATGATTATGACTTAGAAAGAAGTGAGAAAAGAGGTTTTGAGATTGGATTTTTATATCAAAAAAGATGTTGGGATTTTGGACTCAGATATGTTGAGAACAATCGCCCTATCCTTAGTTTAAAGGGTAGTTCAGACTCAATATATGATAGATATATATACCTGACTATAAGATTAAAACCAATTATGGCACCAGGCAGTGAAGGAACAGGATTCTCATACAGATTACCTGATAAATCTAGGAATAATTAG
- a CDS encoding phosphoribosyltransferase, translating into MGRYKNILKNREDAAKRLYDVIPMQRLKDENWKLIAVSRGGLELAFHIRGKYKNSIDFLFSEAIMAPNNHECEIARVCEGEEIVINEKLVSAFGIKYDYIYGEAHRKHEEKILSYIYQYRKGRPFTSMHNKIVMLVDEGSETGLKFLTALKAILAMKPKAIYIVTPVIPSDVLEFLEPFADDLFYLYKIDDYVETPLYYEELEKIDEERIEKILGEKSEI; encoded by the coding sequence ATGGGCAGATATAAAAATATACTAAAAAATAGAGAAGATGCGGCGAAAAGGCTGTATGATGTGATACCAATGCAGAGGCTAAAGGATGAAAACTGGAAGCTAATAGCAGTATCTAGGGGTGGTTTGGAACTTGCATTTCATATACGGGGTAAGTATAAAAATAGTATAGATTTTCTCTTCTCAGAAGCGATAATGGCTCCAAATAATCATGAGTGTGAGATAGCAAGGGTTTGTGAGGGAGAAGAGATAGTTATAAATGAGAAGCTTGTCTCTGCTTTTGGAATAAAATATGACTATATTTATGGTGAAGCACACAGAAAACATGAAGAGAAAATTTTAAGTTATATCTATCAGTATAGAAAAGGACGCCCATTTACATCAATGCATAATAAAATAGTAATGTTGGTTGATGAAGGAAGTGAGACAGGGCTTAAATTTTTAACTGCTCTAAAAGCCATATTGGCAATGAAGCCAAAAGCAATATATATAGTAACTCCTGTAATTCCAAGCGATGTTTTGGAGTTTTTAGAACCCTTTGCAGATGACCTTTTTTATCTGTACAAGATAGATGACTACGTTGAAACCCCTCTTTATTATGAAGAGTTAGAGAAGATAGATGAAGAGAGAATAGAAAAAATCTTAGGAGAAAAAAGTGAAATATGA
- a CDS encoding polyribonucleotide nucleotidyltransferase: MKYDIKIDLKNKNEEYSFGEVAKQANGAAWLKSGNTVILATVVIDETEIVKDDFLPLTVQYIEKAYAAGKIPGGFFKRETKASDFETLTSRIVDRSLRPLFPKGFGHPTQITIMVFSVDKESDLQVLALNAASAALYVSDIDINKSVSAIRVAKIDGELILNPTLSELDKSTLDLYLSGTKEDLLMIEMRSKGGIKVDTNLMIDPLMDPTLSSAIIATHVSNAVPEDELITILAKAEELLFETNAMYEEMFKEFKKETSPLECKAHALNEEMLKYVRSNHYSDIKSAMNQMAKSERSTALRQLRKKIIITKEEWDEVELKDVIESVKKEQVRGQILNDRVRADGRALNEIRPISISTNVLPSAHASCLFTRGQTQALVVLTMGGPKDAQMFENLTDEGTQNENFMVHYNFPGFSVGEASPIMGTKRRELGHGNLAKRALEPIVNLEGQTVRLVSEILESNGSSSMATVCGGYMALRAADIETSDTIAGIAMGMVSEGDKYAILSDIMGLEDHDGDLDFKVTGSKDGITAMQMDIKLGGISLNILKEALYQAKEGRAHIINIMQEAEKNISFNDGVLPSTDFFHINPSFIGDIIGQAGKTIREIIEKFEVAIDIDKKDGKVKVTGKSKSGVQAAREHIEGIVSTPKMPKIEYKVGDIHKGIVKKIVEFGAFIELPDGVDGLLHISKISDQRVEKVSDILKEGEEINVEILEFKGNKISLGIA, translated from the coding sequence GTGAAATATGATATAAAAATAGATTTAAAGAACAAAAATGAAGAGTACTCATTTGGTGAAGTTGCAAAACAAGCAAATGGAGCAGCATGGTTAAAGAGTGGAAATACTGTTATTCTTGCAACAGTGGTAATAGATGAAACAGAGATAGTAAAAGATGATTTTCTCCCTTTGACAGTTCAGTATATAGAAAAAGCATACGCAGCTGGAAAAATTCCAGGTGGGTTTTTTAAGAGAGAGACAAAAGCAAGTGATTTTGAGACACTAACTTCTCGTATAGTGGATAGGTCTCTGCGCCCGCTTTTCCCAAAAGGATTTGGACATCCAACACAGATAACTATTATGGTATTTAGTGTTGATAAAGAGTCAGACCTTCAAGTATTGGCTCTAAATGCTGCTTCAGCAGCTCTATATGTAAGTGATATTGATATTAACAAATCAGTATCAGCTATAAGAGTTGCAAAGATTGATGGAGAGTTAATACTAAATCCTACACTCTCAGAGCTTGATAAATCAACGCTAGATCTTTATCTCTCTGGAACAAAAGAGGATCTTTTGATGATAGAGATGAGAAGCAAAGGCGGAATCAAGGTTGATACAAATCTTATGATAGATCCATTAATGGATCCAACTCTTAGCTCTGCTATTATTGCGACGCACGTCTCAAATGCAGTACCTGAAGATGAACTGATAACTATTTTAGCAAAGGCAGAAGAGCTTCTTTTTGAGACAAATGCCATGTATGAAGAGATGTTTAAAGAGTTTAAAAAAGAGACGTCACCCCTTGAATGTAAAGCACATGCACTAAATGAAGAGATGCTTAAGTATGTACGCTCAAATCATTACAGTGATATAAAATCTGCTATGAACCAGATGGCAAAATCTGAACGCTCAACTGCTCTTAGACAACTTAGAAAAAAAATCATCATAACAAAAGAAGAGTGGGATGAAGTTGAACTCAAAGATGTTATAGAGAGTGTAAAAAAAGAGCAGGTTAGAGGACAAATTTTAAACGATAGAGTTCGAGCAGATGGTAGAGCGCTAAATGAGATAAGACCAATATCAATAAGCACAAACGTTCTTCCAAGCGCTCACGCATCTTGTCTTTTTACTCGTGGGCAGACTCAAGCTCTTGTGGTTTTAACAATGGGCGGACCAAAAGATGCTCAAATGTTTGAAAACCTGACTGATGAGGGAACTCAAAATGAAAATTTCATGGTTCACTACAACTTCCCTGGATTTAGCGTCGGTGAAGCATCTCCTATCATGGGAACAAAAAGAAGAGAGTTGGGGCATGGAAATTTAGCCAAAAGAGCGCTAGAGCCTATTGTAAATCTTGAAGGGCAAACTGTACGTTTAGTTTCAGAGATACTTGAGTCAAATGGCTCTTCTTCTATGGCAACTGTTTGTGGTGGATATATGGCACTTCGTGCTGCTGATATTGAGACAAGCGATACGATAGCTGGAATTGCTATGGGAATGGTAAGTGAGGGCGATAAATATGCAATCCTCTCAGATATTATGGGCTTGGAAGATCATGATGGAGATTTAGACTTTAAAGTAACTGGTTCAAAAGATGGTATCACTGCTATGCAGATGGATATAAAACTTGGCGGAATTAGTCTAAATATCTTAAAAGAGGCTCTTTATCAAGCTAAAGAGGGTAGAGCACACATCATTAATATTATGCAAGAAGCAGAAAAAAATATTTCTTTCAATGATGGTGTACTTCCAAGTACAGATTTTTTCCATATAAATCCTAGTTTCATAGGCGATATTATCGGTCAAGCAGGAAAAACAATTCGTGAGATTATAGAGAAGTTTGAAGTTGCAATTGATATAGATAAAAAAGATGGAAAAGTTAAAGTAACTGGAAAGAGTAAGAGCGGTGTACAAGCAGCAAGAGAGCATATTGAGGGAATAGTAAGCACTCCAAAAATGCCAAAAATAGAGTATAAAGTAGGTGATATTCACAAGGGTATAGTTAAGAAAATAGTTGAATTCGGAGCTTTTATAGAGCTTCCAGATGGAGTGGATGGATTACTCCATATCTCTAAAATATCTGATCAAAGAGTAGAAAAGGTTAGTGATATTTTAAAAGAGGGAGAAGAGATAAATGTTGAAATCTTGGAATTTAAAGGCAATAAAATCTCTTTAGGAATCGCATAA
- a CDS encoding F0F1 ATP synthase subunit C yields the protein MKKILFLMVALATAALANDGDVANQTLKAYSMIAAGLGLGLAALGGAIGMGHTAAATIAGTARNPGLGAKLMTTMFIALAMIEAQVIYALVIALIALYANPYLG from the coding sequence ATGAAAAAAATTCTTTTCTTAATGGTAGCACTTGCTACTGCAGCACTAGCTAATGATGGTGATGTTGCAAACCAAACACTAAAAGCGTACTCAATGATTGCTGCTGGTCTTGGTCTTGGTCTTGCTGCTCTTGGTGGAGCTATCGGTATGGGTCATACTGCAGCTGCTACAATTGCTGGAACTGCTAGAAACCCAGGTTTAGGTGCTAAACTAATGACAACTATGTTCATCGCTCTTGCAATGATCGAAGCTCAAGTTATTTATGCACTTGTAATTGCTCTAATTGCACTTTACGCAAACCCTTATTTAGGTTAA
- a CDS encoding DUF808 family protein: MSGLLGYLSVLADDIGSLAGRTMSINAKTLATSLDDIGLLFDDIATYTKLAGVKSSGILIDDLAAIANFTNETTSDILKRELQKARTPQEFEQNINNLDEASKKTILEELENLRNLAILEAKRKAAQRELPIVYKIAKGSLINKFIIIPTVLFLSYLAPWAIAPILILGGIFLAYEGVHSLFEKFSKHAVEEKVDDDSQKFSNEELENNKIKSAIKTDFILSFEIIVISLSLLGNLDFVTKLFVLIFIGILTTIFVYGIVALIIKLDDIGFYLQEKNAKIVQKIGDGFVKSMPYIIRAIGILGTVAMLAVGGGIVTHETGVLSSYESMIKVIPLGGFVADIILGVIIGFITLVIVQFITKIVKKVK, translated from the coding sequence ATGTCAGGACTTTTGGGATATTTATCAGTTTTAGCTGATGATATTGGTTCACTAGCTGGAAGAACTATGTCTATAAATGCTAAAACATTGGCAACGTCACTTGATGATATTGGATTGCTTTTTGATGATATTGCCACATATACAAAATTAGCGGGAGTAAAATCATCGGGAATATTAATAGATGATTTGGCAGCCATCGCAAATTTTACAAATGAAACAACTTCTGACATTTTAAAAAGAGAGCTACAAAAAGCAAGAACTCCTCAAGAGTTTGAGCAAAATATAAATAACCTTGATGAAGCTTCAAAAAAAACCATTTTAGAAGAGCTTGAAAATTTGAGAAATCTAGCCATTTTAGAAGCAAAAAGAAAAGCAGCACAAAGAGAACTTCCCATTGTTTATAAAATTGCAAAGGGGAGTTTGATAAACAAATTTATAATTATTCCTACTGTTTTATTTCTAAGTTACCTTGCCCCTTGGGCGATTGCTCCTATACTTATCTTAGGCGGGATTTTTTTAGCGTATGAGGGAGTTCACAGCCTTTTTGAAAAATTCTCAAAACATGCAGTTGAAGAAAAAGTAGATGATGATTCACAAAAATTCTCAAATGAAGAGCTAGAAAACAATAAGATAAAAAGCGCCATTAAGACCGATTTTATTCTATCTTTTGAAATTATTGTAATATCTTTGAGCCTCTTAGGGAACTTAGACTTTGTTACAAAACTCTTTGTTTTAATCTTTATTGGAATTTTAACAACAATTTTTGTGTATGGAATAGTTGCTCTTATTATCAAGCTAGATGATATCGGATTTTATCTTCAAGAGAAAAACGCCAAAATAGTTCAAAAAATTGGTGATGGTTTTGTGAAATCTATGCCATATATTATAAGAGCTATTGGGATTTTAGGAACGGTTGCCATGCTTGCTGTTGGTGGTGGAATAGTTACTCACGAAACAGGTGTTTTAAGCTCATACGAGAGCATGATAAAAGTGATTCCTCTTGGTGGGTTTGTTGCTGATATTATTTTAGGAGTTATTATTGGTTTTATAACTTTGGTTATTGTGCAGTTTATTACAAAAATAGTTAAAAAAGTAAAGTAG
- a CDS encoding SulP family inorganic anion transporter, with protein sequence MYFFKKDEWLGNVRADILSGLVVALALVPEAIAFSIIAGVDPKVGLYASFCIAVVISFVGGRTGMISAATGAMALVMVTLVKEHGLEYLLAATLLTGVFQIILAYLGIAKLMSFVARAVVVGFVNALAILIFMAQLPELTNVTWHVYALTAAGLGIIYLFPYVPKIGKLLPSPLVTIVVLTVFVIFAGIDVRTVGDMGDLPDTLPIFLWPNVPLTFETLLIIAPYAFALSIVGLLESFMTATIIDDMTDTKSDKRAEARGQGIANIASGCIGGMAGCAMIGQSVINISSGGRKRLSTFVAGFFLLILVVFLSDILKLIPMAALVAVMIMVSIGTFDWGSFKRLKTLPLSTNIVMLSTVVVTVGTHNLAFGVLTGVLLASLFFANKISHFMYCETSQDEDAKTYKIVGQVFFNSADRFVDFFDFKEKIGSVIIDLRRAHFWDISAVHALDKSVIKFRKEGVHVRVIGQSDASATIIDRFAIHDNPQEIEKIMGGH encoded by the coding sequence TTGTACTTTTTTAAAAAAGATGAGTGGCTAGGAAATGTAAGAGCAGATATCTTGTCTGGTTTGGTTGTTGCTCTTGCCCTTGTTCCTGAAGCTATTGCATTTTCTATTATCGCTGGAGTTGATCCAAAAGTTGGACTTTATGCCTCTTTTTGTATAGCCGTTGTTATCTCATTTGTCGGTGGAAGAACTGGAATGATAAGTGCCGCAACTGGAGCTATGGCTCTAGTTATGGTTACTTTAGTAAAAGAGCATGGTCTTGAGTATCTCTTAGCTGCTACACTTCTAACAGGGGTGTTTCAGATAATACTTGCTTATCTTGGTATTGCTAAGTTAATGAGTTTTGTCGCAAGAGCTGTTGTTGTGGGCTTTGTAAATGCTTTGGCTATTCTTATCTTCATGGCGCAACTTCCTGAACTTACAAATGTAACTTGGCATGTATATGCACTAACTGCCGCTGGGCTTGGCATAATTTATCTATTTCCTTACGTCCCTAAAATTGGAAAACTTCTACCATCACCTTTGGTTACAATTGTTGTTTTAACTGTTTTTGTAATTTTTGCTGGTATAGACGTAAGAACAGTTGGCGATATGGGAGACCTTCCAGACACTCTTCCTATCTTTTTATGGCCTAATGTTCCCCTAACCTTTGAGACGCTCCTAATCATTGCTCCTTACGCTTTTGCTCTTAGTATTGTCGGTCTTCTTGAGTCATTTATGACAGCAACTATAATTGATGATATGACAGACACAAAGAGTGATAAAAGAGCAGAAGCAAGAGGTCAAGGAATTGCAAATATAGCGAGTGGCTGTATAGGCGGAATGGCAGGATGCGCAATGATTGGGCAATCTGTTATAAATATAAGCTCTGGTGGGCGAAAGAGATTATCAACATTTGTAGCTGGATTTTTTCTGCTTATCTTAGTAGTTTTTTTAAGTGACATACTAAAACTTATCCCAATGGCAGCACTTGTTGCAGTTATGATAATGGTCTCTATTGGAACATTTGACTGGGGCTCGTTTAAGAGACTCAAAACCTTGCCATTATCTACAAACATAGTTATGCTCTCAACAGTTGTAGTTACTGTTGGTACACACAACTTGGCATTTGGTGTTTTAACAGGTGTCCTTTTAGCATCTCTGTTTTTTGCAAATAAGATTAGCCATTTTATGTATTGCGAGACTTCTCAAGACGAAGATGCTAAAACTTACAAAATAGTCGGGCAAGTTTTTTTTAACAGTGCCGATAGATTTGTAGATTTTTTCGATTTTAAAGAGAAGATTGGCTCTGTTATAATTGATTTAAGAAGAGCTCATTTTTGGGATATTTCGGCAGTTCATGCGCTTGATAAATCTGTCATAAAGTTTAGAAAAGAGGGAGTACATGTAAGAGTCATAGGACAAAGCGATGCAAGTGCAACCATAATCGATAGATTTGCAATACATGACAACCCTCAAGAGATAGAAAAAATCATGGGAGGGCACTAA
- a CDS encoding cupin domain-containing protein: protein MYIHKEINSIESIAQKAGEGVSMKMLLSPDESPNFAMRNFIIQAGGFMPLHTNSVEHEQYVLSGRAKVQLGDKTIEAKAGDILLIPAGVSHSYKTIGDEPYSFLCLVPKAQDTITLI, encoded by the coding sequence ATGTACATACACAAAGAGATTAACTCTATCGAATCAATAGCTCAAAAGGCAGGAGAGGGCGTATCTATGAAGATGCTTCTCTCGCCTGATGAGTCGCCAAACTTTGCAATGCGCAACTTTATCATTCAAGCTGGTGGGTTTATGCCACTTCATACAAACAGTGTTGAACATGAGCAGTATGTTTTATCTGGTCGTGCTAAAGTTCAACTAGGGGATAAAACGATAGAAGCAAAAGCAGGAGATATTTTACTTATCCCAGCTGGAGTTTCACATAGTTATAAAACCATCGGTGATGAACCTTACAGCTTTTTATGTCTTGTTCCAAAAGCGCAAGATACTATAACGCTTATATAA
- the cysK gene encoding cysteine synthase A produces the protein MKIAKNITELIGNTPLVRLNKASKASGANIIAKCEFMNPTSSVKDRIGFNMIRRAMEDGTIKHDTTIIEPTSGNTGIALAANCAALDLKLILTMPESMSIERRKLLKAFGAELVLTPAALGMSGAIAKSEELSCMIPNSVVLQQFKNRANPEIHMLTTAQEILRDTDKSIDAFVAAVGTGGTLSGVSKVLKEQIPNIAIFAVEPLNSAVLSGESAGPHAIQGIGAGFIPDTLDVTVYGEIIKVSNEDAIKTAKMLAKDEGLLVGISAGANVFAIMQIASREEFKGKTLLTILCDTGERYLSTDLFDE, from the coding sequence ATGAAGATTGCAAAAAATATAACAGAACTTATAGGAAATACTCCGCTTGTTAGGCTAAATAAAGCTTCTAAGGCGAGTGGCGCAAATATTATCGCAAAGTGCGAGTTTATGAACCCAACTAGTTCAGTAAAAGATAGAATCGGTTTTAATATGATAAGAAGAGCCATGGAAGATGGAACAATAAAACACGATACAACGATTATAGAGCCAACAAGCGGAAATACAGGTATAGCACTAGCCGCAAATTGTGCAGCACTTGATTTAAAGCTAATCCTTACTATGCCAGAGTCAATGAGTATAGAGAGAAGAAAACTCTTAAAGGCTTTTGGTGCAGAACTGGTACTTACTCCAGCTGCACTTGGCATGAGCGGTGCTATCGCTAAGTCTGAAGAGCTCTCATGTATGATACCAAACTCTGTAGTTTTGCAGCAGTTTAAAAATAGAGCTAACCCAGAGATTCACATGTTAACAACAGCACAAGAAATTTTGCGCGACACAGATAAGAGTATTGATGCCTTTGTAGCAGCGGTCGGAACTGGTGGAACACTCAGCGGAGTATCAAAAGTACTCAAAGAGCAGATTCCAAATATTGCCATCTTTGCAGTAGAGCCTTTAAACTCGGCTGTTTTATCTGGAGAGAGCGCAGGTCCTCATGCTATTCAAGGTATTGGAGCTGGATTTATCCCAGATACGCTTGATGTAACTGTTTATGGTGAGATTATCAAAGTGAGCAACGAAGATGCTATAAAAACTGCAAAGATGTTGGCAAAAGATGAGGGATTACTTGTTGGTATATCAGCAGGGGCAAATGTTTTTGCAATTATGCAAATAGCTTCAAGAGAAGAGTTTAAAGGCAAAACACTTTTAACAATTCTTTGCGATACAGGTGAGAGATATTTAAGCACAGACCTATTTGATGAGTAA
- a CDS encoding aminotransferase class IV family protein, protein MSKTFFETIKAVDGEIFHLSFHQKRYESVLKHFGIKEIQNLSLHVNPPKNTLYRCRLTYDLSINPHKIEVEYYEYQKREISSLKLVYDDRIVYDLKSTNRERLEELYELRESCDDILVVKNSLITDTTIANIAFYDSKNWLTPAKPLLKGTTRDRLLSENKIYEADIHVKDLKNFSHVALMNAMIDFDIITKNNKEFFC, encoded by the coding sequence ATGAGTAAAACTTTCTTTGAGACTATAAAAGCAGTTGATGGAGAGATTTTTCATCTCTCGTTTCATCAAAAAAGATACGAGAGCGTCTTGAAACATTTTGGTATAAAAGAGATTCAAAACTTATCATTACATGTAAATCCTCCAAAAAATACTCTATATAGATGTCGTCTAACGTATGATTTATCCATAAATCCTCATAAGATAGAGGTAGAGTATTATGAGTATCAAAAAAGAGAGATTAGCTCTCTAAAGCTGGTTTATGATGATAGAATTGTATATGATTTAAAATCTACCAACAGAGAGAGGCTTGAAGAGTTATATGAGCTAAGAGAGAGTTGTGATGATATTTTAGTAGTTAAAAATTCGCTCATAACAGATACAACCATAGCAAATATAGCATTTTATGATTCAAAAAATTGGCTTACACCAGCTAAACCGCTTCTCAAAGGCACCACAAGAGATAGGCTGCTTAGTGAGAATAAAATATATGAAGCAGATATACATGTAAAGGATTTAAAAAATTTTTCACATGTAGCACTTATGAATGCAATGATAGATTTTGATATAATTACAAAAAACAACAAGGAGTTTTTTTGTTAG